One Ardenticatenales bacterium DNA segment encodes these proteins:
- a CDS encoding DinB family protein: MLVAHFQRLFAYNEWAWRQVFPSLAQLPDAEYKAARPFFWGSLHGLMVHAVAAEAIWLTRLHGDSPTAMPQPEAFADFAAVRAQWEAGNAAWQVYLAGLTEGDATRIVSYQNTRGDAFQLPVADIVQHVANHATEHRSQMTPILFNSGVPTPPLDYMLFCRHSPQP; the protein is encoded by the coding sequence ATGCTCGTAGCCCACTTTCAACGCCTATTTGCGTACAACGAATGGGCCTGGCGACAGGTTTTCCCCAGCCTGGCGCAGTTGCCCGATGCCGAATACAAAGCGGCGCGTCCCTTCTTTTGGGGATCGCTGCACGGACTGATGGTCCACGCCGTTGCCGCCGAGGCCATCTGGCTAACCCGGCTGCATGGCGACAGCCCCACGGCCATGCCCCAACCGGAGGCGTTCGCCGATTTTGCCGCCGTGCGGGCGCAATGGGAAGCGGGCAACGCCGCCTGGCAGGTTTATCTGGCGGGGTTGACGGAGGGGGATGCGACGCGCATTGTGTCCTACCAAAACACGCGCGGCGACGCTTTCCAGTTGCCCGTGGCGGATATTGTGCAGCACGTGGCGAACCATGCCACGGAACACCGCAGCCAGATGACGCCCATTCTTTTCAATTCAGGTGTGCCCACGCCACCACTGGATTATATGTTGTTTTGCCGGCATTCTCCTCAACCATAG
- a CDS encoding RNA-dependent DNA polymerase — protein MIISSDILFPQITTWENLLLAYDKAARGKRGRASAATFESGLADRLLALQDDLRQGSYQPGPYQNFTIQEPKRRLISAAPFRDRVVHHALCNLIEPLFEARFHPRSYANRKGKGTHRAIDQLQAYARQYRYVLRLDIVRHFPSLDHAILKQELFRILADTQVQWLITVILHSGERVLANEYDRVYFPGDSLLAALRPRGLPIGNLTSQFWSNCYLNPLDWFVNRDLGCRAHLRYVDDVALFSDSKRELGRWRERIIHFLAGLRLTLHENSAQPMPVAHGIPWLGFVVYPTHRRLKRRNVVQFRQRLAHNITLYRQGAITFAELDASVRGWINHVRYGDTWGLRRHLFHAYTVPTPVKLAG, from the coding sequence ATGATCATTTCCTCGGACATATTGTTTCCTCAAATAACGACATGGGAGAATCTGCTCCTGGCATACGACAAAGCGGCGCGGGGAAAACGGGGCAGGGCGTCTGCCGCCACCTTCGAATCTGGCCTGGCGGACCGTCTGCTGGCGCTGCAAGACGACCTGCGGCAGGGCAGCTACCAACCTGGCCCCTACCAGAATTTTACCATTCAGGAACCAAAACGGCGGCTGATCAGCGCTGCCCCCTTTCGCGACCGCGTGGTGCACCACGCCCTATGCAACCTGATTGAACCGCTGTTCGAAGCTCGATTCCATCCGCGCAGCTATGCCAACCGGAAAGGCAAAGGCACGCATCGGGCCATAGATCAGTTGCAGGCATATGCGCGGCAATATCGTTACGTGCTGCGCCTGGACATCGTGCGGCATTTTCCGTCGCTGGACCACGCGATACTGAAGCAAGAGCTGTTTCGCATCCTGGCTGACACGCAGGTGCAGTGGCTGATCACGGTCATTCTGCACAGCGGCGAGAGGGTGCTGGCAAATGAATACGACAGGGTGTACTTCCCTGGCGATTCTCTGCTGGCGGCGCTGCGGCCAAGAGGATTACCGATAGGCAATCTCACCAGCCAATTCTGGAGCAACTGCTACCTGAACCCGCTGGACTGGTTTGTGAACCGCGACCTGGGATGCCGCGCGCACCTGCGTTATGTGGACGATGTGGCCCTGTTTAGCGATAGCAAACGGGAACTGGGACGGTGGCGGGAGCGAATCATCCATTTTCTCGCTGGGCTGCGATTGACGCTGCATGAGAACAGCGCCCAGCCGATGCCCGTCGCCCATGGCATCCCCTGGCTGGGCTTCGTTGTTTATCCGACCCATCGGCGGCTGAAGCGGCGCAATGTGGTGCAGTTTCGGCAGCGGCTGGCGCACAACATAACGCTCTATCGGCAAGGGGCTATTACTTTTGCGGAATTAGACGCCAGCGTAAGAGGGTGGATTAACCATGTGCGCTATGGTGATACGTGGGGCTTGCGGAGACACCTGTTTCATGCGTACACAGTGCCAACGCCAGTGAAACTGGCAGGATAG
- a CDS encoding winged helix-turn-helix transcriptional regulator — MDCVTFAKAIADETRQEIMRALCCQWLCVSDIVDQMNVSQPTVSHHLGILREVGLVRTRREGRQVFYTLNQELMASCCGTLITVFAPEQQQA; from the coding sequence ATGGACTGTGTAACGTTTGCCAAAGCCATCGCGGACGAGACGAGGCAGGAGATCATGCGCGCGCTTTGCTGCCAGTGGTTGTGCGTCAGCGACATTGTGGACCAGATGAACGTGTCGCAGCCCACAGTGTCGCATCACCTGGGCATTTTGCGCGAGGTGGGGCTGGTGCGGACGCGGCGCGAGGGAAGGCAGGTGTTCTACACGCTCAATCAAGAGTTGATGGCTTCTTGTTGCGGGACGCTGATCACGGTGTTTGCGCCGGAACAGCAGCAGGCATAG
- the avd gene encoding diversity-generating retroelement protein Avd, which translates to MSEEMIILTRTYDLLHWLLPKSERFPKLYRSTVTQRLMTAALDFQESLLLAQAYEDKIRLRHLREADGHLRKVRLYLRLVHNWGWLSLGQYEHVSRMVAEIGRLLGGWIKAES; encoded by the coding sequence ATGTCCGAGGAAATGATCATTCTCACCCGCACCTATGATTTGCTTCATTGGCTGCTGCCGAAGAGCGAACGCTTCCCTAAACTGTACCGCAGCACGGTGACGCAACGGCTGATGACGGCTGCCCTGGACTTTCAGGAGTCGCTGCTGCTGGCGCAAGCGTATGAGGACAAGATCCGGCTGCGCCATTTGCGGGAGGCGGACGGCCACTTGCGGAAAGTGCGTCTCTACTTGCGCCTGGTTCACAACTGGGGCTGGCTGTCGCTGGGGCAGTACGAGCACGTCAGCCGGATGGTGGCTGAGATAGGGCGGCTGCTGGGCGGTTGGATCAAGGCAGAATCGTAG
- a CDS encoding group II intron reverse transcriptase domain-containing protein, giving the protein MQDPNILLAILSKMAQKPEVKFDKLYQKLYNPELWLMAYEQIAPRPGNMTKGVDGKTIDGTGMERITRMIASLQASRYKPQPVRRRYIPKSKGRRAIGIPSAEDKHLQTVVKLILEAIYEPLFTETSHGYRPGRSCHTALEQVKKMDGVRWWIEGDVRGFFDNMHHGTMIRILAKRISDKRFLHLIAQFLKAGYVENWQYNETYSGVPQGGNLSPILSNIYLHELDQAMAAKMKAFYKGKRRQRPKAYERIESQKVRAKKEAQRSGDWQRYKTLTRQQLQMPASDNFDPDFRRLYYVRYADDIQIGIIGSKAEAREIKAWLKEYLATELQLTLSEEKHVSPTPRSASGFWDMILNDGEDRRKSDTRCRANQ; this is encoded by the coding sequence AAGACCCAAACATATTGCTGGCAATACTTAGCAAAATGGCGCAAAAGCCAGAAGTAAAGTTTGACAAGCTGTACCAGAAGCTCTACAACCCAGAGCTATGGCTAATGGCGTATGAGCAGATAGCACCTCGTCCGGGCAACATGACAAAAGGCGTAGATGGGAAAACGATTGATGGCACGGGAATGGAACGGATAACGAGGATGATAGCATCGCTGCAAGCGTCCCGGTACAAACCCCAACCCGTCCGTCGCCGCTACATCCCGAAAAGCAAAGGACGACGCGCCATAGGGATACCCAGTGCGGAAGATAAGCATCTGCAAACCGTCGTAAAACTCATCTTGGAAGCCATATATGAACCCCTCTTCACGGAAACATCACATGGATACAGACCAGGAAGAAGCTGTCACACAGCGTTGGAACAGGTCAAGAAAATGGATGGGGTCAGGTGGTGGATAGAGGGCGACGTAAGGGGATTCTTTGACAACATGCACCATGGAACCATGATACGCATATTAGCCAAACGCATCAGTGACAAACGATTTCTCCATCTGATTGCACAATTTCTGAAAGCAGGATATGTGGAAAACTGGCAATACAACGAAACCTACTCCGGTGTGCCACAAGGGGGAAATCTCAGTCCCATTCTGTCCAATATCTATCTCCATGAACTGGATCAGGCAATGGCGGCCAAGATGAAAGCCTTCTACAAGGGCAAGCGACGGCAACGACCCAAAGCATACGAACGCATCGAAAGCCAGAAGGTCAGAGCCAAGAAAGAAGCCCAGCGGAGTGGCGATTGGCAAAGGTACAAAACGCTGACACGGCAACAACTGCAAATGCCGGCCAGTGACAATTTCGACCCTGACTTCCGCCGACTGTATTACGTCAGATACGCAGATGACATCCAGATAGGAATCATCGGCAGCAAGGCCGAGGCAAGAGAAATCAAGGCTTGGTTAAAAGAGTATCTGGCGACAGAATTGCAGTTGACGTTATCGGAGGAAAAACACGTATCACCAACGCCAAGAAGCGCGTCAGGTTTCTGGGATATGATATTAAACGATGGCGAGGACAGAAGAAAGTCAGATACCAGATGCAGGGCAAACCAGTGA
- the ribA gene encoding GTP cyclohydrolase II, which translates to MKTLTVQQMTCTRLPTPVGQFQLCLYRTNQDDKEHLALIMGEVADRENVWVRIHSECFTGDVLGSLRCDCGEQLQQAMTMIAARGAGIILYLRQEGRGIGLLNKLRAYNLQDEGYDTVDANLMLGHQADERDYTVAALMLRHLGVRSIHLLTNNPRKIEDLRALGLPVTNRISLQPTVNQENASYLNTKVARMRHLLDLEGAADQNGAATSMPPQLLPGLPPAQRPFVTLTYAQSLDGSIAAHRGQPLPLSGPEAMRLTHQLRAAHQAILVGIGTLLADDPRLSVRLSPGTTPRPVVVDSQLRFPLSARLLAEGRRPIIATTTTASAARQTALEMAGARVVRMPASTTEKVDLTALLAWLRGQGYASLMVEGGATMITEFLRQGLVDRLVVTVAPVLVGGLNAVASLSPKMLLQWDGVRQFGDDVVFWGKPVPA; encoded by the coding sequence ATAAAAACATTAACCGTTCAACAGATGACCTGCACCCGCCTCCCCACACCCGTGGGCCAGTTCCAACTGTGCCTCTACCGTACCAACCAGGACGACAAAGAACACCTGGCGCTGATTATGGGGGAGGTGGCCGACCGGGAAAACGTATGGGTGCGCATCCATTCCGAATGTTTCACCGGAGACGTGTTGGGATCGCTACGGTGCGATTGTGGCGAGCAATTGCAGCAGGCAATGACCATGATTGCCGCCCGTGGCGCCGGCATCATCCTCTACCTGCGCCAGGAAGGGCGCGGCATCGGCCTCCTGAACAAACTGCGCGCCTATAATTTGCAAGATGAGGGGTACGACACCGTGGACGCCAACCTGATGCTGGGGCATCAGGCGGACGAGCGGGACTACACGGTTGCGGCGCTGATGCTGCGCCACCTGGGGGTGCGCTCGATTCATTTGCTGACCAACAATCCGCGCAAAATCGAAGACTTGCGGGCGTTAGGCTTGCCGGTGACTAACCGCATTTCCTTGCAGCCCACGGTCAATCAGGAAAATGCGTCCTACCTCAACACCAAAGTGGCCCGAATGCGTCACCTCCTGGACCTGGAGGGCGCGGCGGACCAAAACGGCGCGGCGACTTCCATGCCCCCGCAACTGCTTCCGGGACTCCCGCCGGCGCAGCGTCCTTTTGTGACGCTTACCTATGCGCAAAGCCTGGACGGCTCCATTGCCGCCCACCGGGGGCAGCCGTTGCCGCTCAGCGGCCCGGAGGCGATGCGCCTGACGCACCAACTGCGCGCCGCACATCAGGCTATCCTGGTGGGGATTGGCACGCTGCTGGCGGACGATCCGCGCCTGTCGGTGCGCCTGTCGCCGGGAACCACTCCGCGCCCCGTGGTGGTGGACAGCCAGCTTCGCTTTCCTTTGTCGGCGCGGCTGCTGGCGGAGGGTCGCCGGCCCATTATTGCCACGACGACGACGGCCAGCGCGGCACGGCAGACAGCTTTGGAGATGGCGGGTGCGCGGGTGGTGCGAATGCCGGCATCTACCACCGAAAAAGTAGACCTGACCGCCCTGCTCGCCTGGCTGCGCGGCCAGGGATACGCCAGCCTCATGGTTGAGGGCGGGGCCACCATGATCACCGAATTCTTGCGGCAAGGGCTGGTGGACCGCCTGGTCGTCACCGTCGCGCCTGTTCTGGTGGGCGGCCTCAACGCCGTTGCTTCGTTGTCGCCAAAGATGCTGCTGCAGTGGGATGGCGTGCGTCAGTTCGGCGATGACGTTGTTTTTTGGGGAAAACCTGTGCCGGCATAG
- the arsM gene encoding arsenite methyltransferase: MTTKHVSEQTDAAVREAVQARYARLALSVPVTQGARCCREVDLYEVETGHLPAQVTDLSLGCGDPITLASLQPGQTVLDLGAGAGIDCFLAAERVGVTGRVIGVDMTPAMWEKANRNRERLGRDNVEFRLGQIEALPVADDSVDVIISNCVINLSPDKPAVFREAYRVLRPGGRLAVSDMVTQGRFSAAERANMDAWSACIAGAEDVADYAGWMTAAGFTDITIREKGAEGINLADSHTPATDAPRLFSALLTAIKP, translated from the coding sequence ATGACCACGAAACATGTTTCTGAACAGACGGACGCAGCGGTGCGGGAAGCGGTGCAGGCGCGGTATGCGCGGCTCGCACTGTCCGTTCCGGTGACGCAGGGAGCGCGTTGCTGCCGCGAGGTGGATTTGTATGAGGTGGAGACGGGGCATTTGCCGGCACAAGTCACCGATCTCTCCCTGGGCTGCGGCGACCCTATCACCCTGGCCTCCCTACAGCCCGGCCAGACCGTGCTGGATTTGGGGGCCGGCGCCGGCATTGACTGCTTCCTGGCGGCGGAGCGCGTCGGCGTGACGGGGCGCGTCATCGGCGTGGACATGACGCCCGCCATGTGGGAGAAGGCCAACCGCAACCGCGAACGGCTGGGGCGCGACAACGTCGAATTTCGCCTGGGGCAGATCGAAGCCCTCCCCGTTGCTGACGACAGCGTGGACGTCATCATCTCTAACTGCGTCATCAACCTCTCCCCGGACAAGCCCGCCGTCTTTCGCGAAGCTTACCGCGTTCTGCGTCCGGGCGGACGCCTGGCCGTGTCCGACATGGTCACGCAGGGGCGGTTTTCCGCCGCCGAGCGGGCCAATATGGATGCCTGGTCGGCGTGCATCGCGGGAGCGGAAGACGTGGCCGATTACGCCGGCTGGATGACGGCAGCCGGCTTCACGGACATCACCATCCGCGAAAAGGGTGCGGAGGGGATCAATCTGGCGGACAGCCACACGCCCGCCACGGATGCTCCCCGCCTATTTAGCGCCTTGCTCACGGCTATCAAACCGTAG
- a CDS encoding alpha/beta hydrolase → MSPDQIPYLDFDGRGPVLHFAHANSYPPGCYRQLLQALAPRFRVLAMQHRPLWPGSQPESMTDWRIMGDDLIRFMDQHELRGVYGVGHSMGAVASLYAGIKRPDLFSALVFIEPVFFAPDVLHAIGAQAHGDLLHDFPLVRTALNRRAHWPSRAAAFSHLRPKRVFARLSDAALWDYVNYGLHQDETGQVVLSYPAAWEARVYSLPPTDVWDLLPRLTMPVLAVRGEETDTLMPPAWTLWQQLQPQATFRELADADHLLPFSHPQRLAQIILDFAPPTA, encoded by the coding sequence ATGTCTCCAGACCAAATCCCTTACCTTGACTTCGACGGACGCGGCCCCGTGCTGCACTTCGCCCATGCCAACAGTTATCCCCCCGGCTGCTATCGCCAACTACTCCAGGCGCTCGCGCCCCGTTTCCGTGTCCTGGCGATGCAGCATCGCCCCTTGTGGCCCGGCAGCCAGCCGGAATCTATGACGGATTGGCGCATCATGGGGGACGATCTGATTCGCTTTATGGACCAGCATGAACTGCGTGGGGTCTACGGTGTGGGACATTCAATGGGGGCGGTGGCGTCGCTTTATGCCGGCATCAAACGTCCCGACCTCTTTTCCGCCCTCGTCTTCATCGAACCCGTGTTTTTCGCTCCCGACGTGCTGCACGCCATTGGCGCACAGGCGCACGGCGACCTGCTGCACGACTTCCCCCTCGTGCGCACGGCCCTCAACCGCCGCGCCCACTGGCCCAGCCGCGCCGCCGCGTTCTCTCATCTACGCCCCAAGCGCGTGTTCGCGCGGCTTTCCGACGCCGCCCTTTGGGATTATGTCAACTATGGCCTGCATCAGGATGAAACCGGGCAGGTGGTTCTCTCCTACCCGGCAGCCTGGGAGGCGCGCGTCTACAGCCTGCCCCCCACGGATGTATGGGACCTGCTGCCACGATTGACGATGCCTGTTCTGGCTGTGCGCGGGGAGGAGACGGACACATTGATGCCGCCAGCCTGGACGCTCTGGCAGCAGTTGCAGCCCCAGGCCACCTTCCGCGAACTGGCCGACGCCGACCATTTGCTGCCCTTTTCTCATCCGCAGCGCCTGGCGCAGATCATTCTGGATTTTGCCCCACCCACAGCTTGA